From a single Miscanthus floridulus cultivar M001 chromosome 8, ASM1932011v1, whole genome shotgun sequence genomic region:
- the LOC136478359 gene encoding probable voltage-gated potassium channel subunit beta: MQYKNLGRSGLRVSQLSYGAWVTFGNQLDVKEAKALLEACRDAGVNFFDNAEVYANGRAEEIMGQAIRDLGWRRSDVVISTKLFWGGQGPNDKGLSRKHIVEGLRGSLRRLDMDYVDVVYCHRPDASTPVEETVRAMNWVIDQGWAFYWGTSEWSAQQITEAWAVANRLDLVGPIVEQPEYNLFSRHKVESEFMPLYSTYGIGLTTWSPLASGVLTGKYSKGYVPADSRFALDNYKNLANRSLVDDTLLKVNGLKPIAAELGVSLAQLSIAWCASNPNVSSVITGATKESQIVENMKALDVIPLLTPEVLDRIEAVVQSKPKRTESYR; the protein is encoded by the exons ATGCAGTACAAGAACCTGGGCCGGTCGGGGCTCCGCGTCAGCCAGCTCTCGTACGGCGCGTGGGTGACCTTCGGCAACCAGCTGGACGTGAAGGAGGCCAAGGCGCTGCTGGAGGCGTGCCGGGACGCGGGCGTCAACTTCTTCGACAACGCCGAGGTGTACGCCAATGGGCGCGCCGAGGAGATCATGGGGCAGGCCATCCGGGACCTGGGCTGGCGCCGCTCCGACGTCGTCATCTCCACCAAGCTCTTCTGGGGCGGCCAGGGTCCCAACGACAAGGGCCTCTCCCGGAAGCACATCGTCGAGGGTCTCCGCGGCTCGCTCCGCCGCCTCGACATGGACTACGTCGACGTCGTCTACTGCCACCGCCCCGACGCCTCCACGCCCGTCGAGGAGACCGTGCGCGCCATGAACTGGGTCATCGACCAGGGATGGGCCTTCTACTGGGGCACCTCCGAGTGGTCCGCGCAGCAGATCACCGAGGCCTGGGCCGTCGCCAACCGCCTCGACCTCGTCGGACCCATCGTCGAGCAGCCGGAGTACAACCTCTTCTCCAGGCACAAG GTTGAGTCTGAGTTCATGCCACTTTACAGCACCTATGGCATTGGTTTAACTACATGGAGTCCTCTAGCTTCAGGAGTACTAACCGGCAAATATAGCAAAGGGTACGTACCTGCTGATAGCAGGTTTGCCCTAGACAATTACAAG AACCTGGCGAACAGGTCCCTGGTGGACGACACGCTTCTAAAAGTGAATGGGCTAAAACCTATCGCCGCTGAACTTGGCGTTTCGTTAGCTCAACTCTCAATTGCTTGGTGTGCATCGAACCCCAACGTCTCATCTGTGATCACTGGAGCTACCAAAGAAAGCCAG ATCGTGGAGAACATGAAGGCTCTAGATGTCATTCCACTGCTGACGCCGGAGGTTCTCGACAGGATTGAGGCGGTGGTCCAAAGCAAGCCCAAACGCACCGAATCATACAGGTGA